Genomic DNA from Streptomyces sp. NBC_01571:
CGCCCAGCTGAGCACGGAGAGCACGTTGAGGATGCCCCCGCCCCCGTTCGCGGCGATCACCGGAGCGAAGGCCCGGGTGACGTTGAGGGAGCCGAAGAAGTGCGTCTCCATCTCCAGGCGGATATCGCTCATGTCGCCGCCGGCGAGCCCGACGTGGGTGCTGATTCCGGCGTTGTTGATGAGAAGCGTCGCGTCCGCGGCGGCCTCCGCCGCCCGTGCCACGGAGTCCGGGTCCGTGATGTCCAGGGCGAGCGGGACGACCCCGGGCAGGTCGACCGACGACGGGTTGCGGACGCCCGCGTAGACCTTCGCGGCGCCCCGCTCGAGCAGCTGGGCGGCGAAGTGCCGGCCCAGACCGCGGTTGGCGCCGGTCACGACCGCCACTGCGTTCCTGATGTCCATGGTTCCTCATCCCTGAGATGCTGAATAGGTATTTCCAACATAGGTAGCTGGATGTGAAAACGCAACTCAGGAGTAAGCTGAGTCGCATGACGCCCGCCAAGGCCACGCGGAAAGACCGCGACCGCGAAGAGACCTGCTCGATCGCCCGCTCCCTGGAGATCGTCGGGGACCGCTGGTCCATGCTGGTCCTCCGCGAGGCGGCACTGCAGGACGTGACGCGCTTCGCCGACTTCCGCGACCGCCTCGGCATCGCCCCCGACGTCCTCACGCTGCGCCTGGGCACCCTCGTGGAAGGGGGTGTCATGGAGAAGCGGCCCTACCGCGAGCCCGGTGCGCGCACCCGCTTCAGCTACCACCTGACGCCGGCCGGCGAACAGCTGCGGCTGGTCCTGGCCGCCCTCCAGCAGTGGGGCGACGAAAACCGGCCGCCCTCCACCGGGCCCAGCACCCTGCGGCGCTCCGCGGACGGCGACCGCGCTGTGCGCGTGGCCTTCGTCGATGACACGGACGCCGTCGTCCCCGCGGGCAACGTGCGCTTCCTGACGACGGTTCCTCGCCCGGCGCGCGGGCGGGAGGAAGCGGAGCTGGCGCCCAAGCCCTGACCGTCGAGCGCCGGGCGGCCACTCTCGGGCACCGGCGCCCTGACAGCCCACGAGGGCACACCCTTACATCACCCCGAACCGGCCCAGCGCCGACGGGAGTTCGAAGCGGCCGCCGCCGGCCGAACGACTGCGGCGCGCGGTCGTCCCCAGCACGAGCCGCTCGCGAGCAGCCGCACGCGGCCTGTGCCGGAGCAGCACCCCGAGTCCCGTGCCGCGGTCAGCGCGTTCTCGGGACGCGTACCGGCGGCCGAGCGCATCGGCCAGGCGTCCCAACGACGAGGCCGGTCACGAGGTCGCGGCCTCCGCCCGACCGGGGAGTCCGCGGCGGCGAGTTCGCGGGCCTCGCGGACCAGCGCGTTGCGTACAGATCTCAGCCGGCGACCGGTCAGCGCACACCTCGTTCACGGGCCGGGCGCCCTTCACCTCCGAACCGTTGCCCAGGTCGTCGCCGACGTGCGGCCGACGGACATCGGGTCGTCACGCGCACCACCGGATGGACCGCCTGACGGCCTCCTCCCCCGGCTCCCTGCCCTACCTCGCCTTGCCCCACCCCGCCCGTCACCCATGTCGGCAGGACTTCGCGGTCCCGCCCGCCAGGCATCGCCCACCGACTGTTCGACGGCGGCGGCACCAACCCCTCAGCCGCTGATCACCACGAGACCTCCCGACAACTCGAACTGTCTTGACAATAATTTTTGTCGGTTGCATCCTGGAGCGGTGCTGGACCTTGCCGTGACCGAAGTCCGCACACCGCAGTGGCGCCCCGCAAGGAATCCTCGCCGGAAGGCCGCCACCTCGAACGTGCTCCGCGCGCTTCGAAACGGCGGCAAGCAACCGAGACACGTCCACCGACACCGAAGGAATCCAGCATGCGTACCCTGATCAGTTCCGCCTTCATCTCGCTCGACGGCGTCGTGGAGGGCCCGGGCGGCGAGCCCGGCTACCGCAACTCCGGATGGACTTTCAAGGACATCGAGTTCGTCCCCGAGGCGTTCACCATCAAAGGGCGGGAGCAGGAGGAATCCACCGCGTTCCTGATGGGACGCGCCAGCTACGAGGCGTTCAGCCCGGTGTGGCCGGACATGGCCGAGTTCGCCCACTACAAGACCCTGCCGAAGTACGTCGTGTCCACCACCCTCACCGAGGACAAGCTCGTGTCGAACTGGGGCGAGACCACCGTCCTGCGCTCCCTCGACGAGGTCGCCGCTCTCAAGGAGACCGACGGCGGCCCGATCATCGTCCACGGCAGCGTCGCCCTGAACCACGGCCTCGCGGACGCCGGCCTGATCGACCGGTACCACCTGCTCGTCTTCCCACTGCTGCTCGGCGCGGGCAAGCGGCTGTTCCCGGCGAGCGACAAGGACACGCAGAAGCTGAAGCTGGTCGAGCACGCCGTGTACGCCAACGGCCTGCAGATGAACGTCCTCGACGTCGTGCGCTGACCGGGCTCCGGCAATCCGCTCCGCTGCCCGCTCGCACCGGACGGCGCCCGTCCCTCCCGACCTCGGCCCCACAGGCCGACGGGCCCACAGCCGCGGTAGGCGGGGATGAGTCTCCGAACCTCCTCCGAACCGCCTTCGAGCCGTACACGAACCGGTGACGCGGCGGTCCGGCGATCGCGCGCCGTGGGGCTGTAAGTACCCGAGCCGCGCCCGGATATCATCCACCGATGTCGACGATCTGCATGATCGGTGTGGGTCGCATGGGCGAACCGCTGTGCGCCGGTCTCGTCCGCGCGGGATACCGGGTGAGGGCTTGCGACGTCCTGGCCGAGCGCAGGGAAGCGGCCCTGTCGCACGGGGCTCTGGCCCCGGATTCGGCGGCAGCCGCGGCAGCGGGGGCGGACGTGCTCCTCACCGTCCTTCCCGGGCCGGTCGAGGTGGCGGCAGCGGTCGACGACGCCGTTCTCGGCGCGCTGGCGCCCCAGGCCACCTGGATCGACATGAGCAGTAACACGCCGACCGGCGCCGAACCCTGCTGGAAGCGGGCCGCCGCCCACGGAGTCGGTGTACGGGAGGCGCCCATCGGAGGTTCACCCGCGGACGCCGCAGCGGCGCGGCTGCGGGTCTTCGTCGGTGGGGAGGACACCCTCCTGGAACGCCACCGCCCTTTGCTGTCCGCGGTGTCCGACCGCATCACGCACGTCGGTGGACCCGGCACCGGCTACGTCGCCAAACTGCTGGTCAACCTCCTGTGGTTCGGCCAGGCCGCCGCCACCGCCGAGGCTCTTCTCCTGGGGCGACGTGCAGGCATCGACCTGGGCGTGCTCACCGAGACCCTGGCCGCCGGTCCCGCCTCGACCGCGTTCATCCGCCACGACCTGCCCGCCCTCCTGGCGGGCGACTACCTCACCGACTTCGGCCTCGACCACATCCACGACCAACTGACGGCGGTGACCGCACTGGCTGAGCAACTCGCCACGCCCCACAGCGTCGCGGACACCGTCCGTCGCCTCCACGCGGAGGCACTCGAGCGCTATGGGCCCGCGGACGGCGAACTGCTCGCGGTGGCCCTGCTGGAAGAGAAGGCCGGGATCCTCTTGCGCCACCCGGCTACGGCCGCCGCCGACGGCGACACCGACGCGGCCGAGTGGCGGACAGAGCGCCACAAGTGACCCTGTCTCAGCTCCGTCGAAGGAGCGGGGGGACGGGCGGTACGTCGACGGCGCCGGCGATGTCGTCGACGGTCATCCTGAAACTGTCGGGATAGACGTCACGCTCGGTGCGGCAGACGGGTTCACTGGTACGCCGGCAGTAGAGGCAATGCCGGCACTGCAGCACGACCCATACGCCGGGGACGGGAGAGCTGAAGAGCTGTTCGATGGTCTCGTGGGCGCAACGCGGACAGATGCCGGTGCCTTCCGTGGCAGTGGTTCCTTTTCACGTGTGGAGGAAGGGAGTTCGGCTTCGTCAGCGTTCCGCGGCGAGTTGCCGGAGCCTGGCGAGCCATTCGCCCGTTTCGGGCAGGTCCCGTACCGGGTTGCCGTAGTTGCCGCGGTGATCCGGCGTGACGGGTGTGGTGGCGTCGATGATGAGCTTGTCGACGATGCCGGGTGTGTTCGCCTGCGGGCCCAGCTCCATCACGGACAGGTTCGGAATCGTGATCAGGTCGCCGGCGGGGTTCATCTTGGTCGAGACCGTCCACATCACCTGCGGAAGGTTGAAGGGGTCGACGTCCTCGTCCACCACGATCACGGTGGCGGGGTATCCCAGTCCGTGCGGGGTGGTCAGGACACGCATTCCGACCGCCTTGGCGAAGCCCCCGTACCTCTTCCTGGTGGAGACGATGACGACCAGGCCGTGGGTGTACGTGGCGTTGACCGCCTGGACCTCGGGGAAGTCCTTCGTGAGCTGCTCGTACAGCGGGGCGCAGGTGTTGGCGGCCATCAGGTAGTCGATCTCGGTCCACGGCATGCCCAGGTAGAGGAGTTCGAAGACCGGGTTGCTGCGGTAGGAGATCTTGTCGATCCGGATCACCGGCATGCTGCGACCGCCCGAGTAGTGGCCGGTGAACTCGCCGAAGGGGCCTTCCACTTCGCGCTTGCGACCTTCGATCACACCCTCGATCACGACCTCGCTGCACCACGGCACCGGCAGCCCGGTCAGGGGCGCCGTCGCGATCGGTGCCGGGGCGCCGCGCAGGGCGCCGGCCAGTTCGTACTCGTTCTCGTCGTACCTCATCGGGGTAGAGGACCGGCGCCGCATCCCCGAGGCGTGGCGCCGCGTTGGCGGCAGCGGCGATGTCCGGCTCCGGCTTCACCTCCTTGGTGATCCGGAGCAACTGCCCTTCCCTGTCAAGCACTTCGAGAAGGCTGCGCAGATCGTCATAGGCCATGTGAACCCCTTGGTGACAGTCGTGGTGAGGTATCAGAGCGCTGCCCTGAGCTCTTGGGCGTGGGCGGCTCGCATGCCGTCCCACCGTTTGGCGGCGGGCGCGGGAAGGTGGAACTGGTCGAGGACCCGGGCTGTGATGTGGTCGACGATGTCGTCGACGGAAGCGGGGTGGTTGTAGAAGGCGGGCATGGGAGGCACCATCCGCACGCCCATGCGCGACAGCGCCAGCATGTTCTCCAGATGGACCTCGCTCAGCGGTGTCTCACGCGGAACGAGCACCAGCTTGCGGTGCTCCTTCAGCACCACGTCCGCCGCCCGGCCGATCAGTCCGTCGGCGTGGCCGGCGCGGATCCCGGCTAGCGTCTTCATCGAGCACGGGACGATCACCATCCCGTCGGTCCTGAACGACCCGGAGGAGATCCTGGCGCCCTGGTCCTCGGGGGAGTGCACCTCGTCGGCGAGGGCACCGATGTCGCGGGCCGACAGCCCGGTCTCCAACTCGATGGTGGCACGCGCCCAGCGGCTGAGGACCAGATGGGTCTCCACCTCGCGCAGCCGGCTGAGATTCTCCAGCAGGCGGACGCCGAGCACCGAGCCGGTCGCCCCCGTCATCGCCACGATCAATCGCACAGGGCTCAGCTCCTCGGTAGACGTGAGCGGGTAGAGGTGAGTGGGTGCGGAGGGGACGGACCACCTCGGTCACCACTCCGCTCCCGCGCTTCACACTAGGTTCGATCTCCCTGGTCAAAGCCGTAGGATGAAGAAAAGCCATGGACAAAAACGGACACGCTGACATCACCGAGGTCCCCTACCAGTCATCCGCCGGAGCTCCGCCGGGGGTCGAGGTACTCGACTTCGCCGACCTGAGTGCCCGGGCTCGTGGTCACGGGGTCGACCCCTACTCACCGGTCCGGATCGCGTTCCACGAGTTGATCACTGTCCACACCGGCACGCTGTGCTGCTCGCTGGATTTCACCGATCACGAGCTGACCGAGGGCGACTGGTTGTGGGCGCGCCCCGGTCAGATCCACCAGTTCCGCTCCGATCTGGCCTCGGCCGAAGGAACCGTCGTCCTCTTCCAGCCCGGCTTCCTGGACACCACCACCGCCGAGGTCGCCCGTGTAGACCAGTACTTCCCCTACCGTCCGCTGACCCCCTCGGGCGCCGCGGGAGACGCGCTGAGGAACACCCTCGGCCTGCTGGACAGCGAGTACCACGGGCTCGGCGGCCTGCCGTTGGAGGCACACGTCGAGGTGCTGCGCCACCTGCTGGCGGCACTCGTCCTGCACCTCTCCCACCAGCAGCCCTCCACGGGCGACGAGTCGGACGACGGAGCGGGCACCGAGGCGTTCCGCCGTTTCCAGCAGGCCGTGGAGCGCGGTTACGCCCGCAGCCACCGGGTGGACGACTACGCCAGGGACCTGGGCTACAGCGTCCGCACCCTGACCCGGGCGACCCGTGACGCCGCCGGGTGCGGGGCCAAGCGCTTCATCGACAGCCGGGTCCTGTTGGAGGCCAAACGCCTGCTCGTGCACACCGACCTGTCCGCAGGGGCGATCGCCGAACGGATCGGCTTCCCGGAGGCCACGGTCTTCACCAAGTTCTTCCGCAAGCTGGCCGGCGAGACCCCGACCGCCTTCCGTAGCTCCTCGAGGGCACACGACCGCGGCGGGCAACCGCGAAGCGCCGGCCAGTAGCCGCGTTCAGCGCGGTGGAGCCGCTCGGCGAGCGGCGGCGGCGTCGCGCACGCTCGTCCTACGGCGGTCGCTGCCCGCCCCCGGGGGCCGAGCCCGGCACGGCCGTCGGCACCGTGCGCCTTCGTCAGGGCTACGGAGACCCCGGTCGCGCGGGCTCTCGCCTTGTCCTGTCGGGGCTGGACGTACCCGCCGACGCGCCGCCGGTCCGCGTTCTCAGAGCAGGCGCAGGACGCCGACGACCTTGCCGAGGATCTGCGCGTCGTCGCCGGGGATCGGCTCGTAGGAGGCGTTTCGGGGCATGAGCCACACCCGGCCGTCCTGGCGGTGCAGCACCTTGATGGTGGCCTCGTCCTCCAGGAGCGCGGCGACGATGTCTCCGTGGTCGGCGCTGTCCTGGCGTCGGACGGTCACGATGTCGCCGTCGCAGATCGCCGCGTCGATCATGGAGTCGCCGGAGACCGTCAGGGCGAACAGGTCGCCGTCGCCCACGATCTGGCGGGGCAGGGAGTAGACGTCCTCGACCATTTCCTCCGCGAGCAGGGGTGCTCCCGCGGCGATACGTCCTACGAGGGGTACGTCGACCGGCGCCTGGCTCGCACTGCCCAGGTCGGGCGCCCAGGAGGGCCGCACGCGGTAGGCGCGGGGGCGGTGCGGGTCGCGGTAGAGGACGCCCTTGCGTTCCAGGGCCATCAGCTGGTGGGCGACCGAGGAGGTGCTGGAGAGGTTCACGGCCTGGCCGATCTCCCGCATCGAGGGCGGGTAGCCCTGGCGGTCGACCGTCTCCGTGATGTAGCCGACGATGGCCGACTGGCGGCTCGTCAGCTCGCCCCCGGCGTTCCGGGTGCCCGGCGGGCGGCCTCGGCGGGCGGGCGCGCTGTTCTCCATCCCGGGTACCTCCGTACAAGATCTTCGCAGAACGCGACCTTAACCCGCCATCCGGCGCAATCGGAACACCGGTGTCGTCGTGGTCCTGCGGACAGATGCGGCAGATCACCACATCGACCGTGTCCGGGCGCACGGCCGACGGGATGATCCCGCCGGCGGTGACGGCCGGAGGCGGCGCCTTCGACGGCGGGTCAAGGCCGCCCGTGGCCTTCTCCCCCGTGCCGCTTAGCCGTGTGCGCTCATGCCTGCTGTCCCGGCTGTTCGCGGGTGGCGTCGCCCATGAGCGCCGTACGGGCGCCCGGGGCGCCCGGGGCGCCCCGGGTGCCTCGGGTGCCTCCCGGCCGGGGCAGGCCGTGCGCGCCTGCCGGTCGGAGGGCCGGAGCGGGGGATTCGGCAAGGGCGGCGGCCGAGCCGGGCACGAGGTGTCGGCCCACTATCGCCCGCGCGGTCCTTTCGGCGTCGGCGAACATGCCTCTTCCGGTGTCGGTCAGCATGACCTTCACCGCCCGTCGGTCGCGGTCATACCGATCACGCTCGATCAAGCCGGACGCCTGCATCTCCCTCAGGACGTAGGACATCCGACCCCCCGATTCCCCGAGGAAGTCGGTCAGCTCAGCAACCGGCGCGGCCCCGCCCGCGGTTTCGGCGAGGGCGCCGAGGACGAGGTATCCGTGGAGCGACAGACCATGCCGTGCCCGCAACTCGCCGTGCAGGAGGCCCAGGGTCCAGAGGACCCCCGGAGCCTGCCGCTGGGGGAAGTCGGCCGAAGTACGGTCAGTCATGTTCGTTCCCGGGGGTCGGCGCTTCGGTCACGAACCCGCGACCGAATACTCACAACCAGGTTCCGCACGGCGGCCATGGCCGGTCCGGCGGACTCGAAGCCCTCGGATCAGGACACGGCGCACCCCGTCCGCGCCTCGGCCGTGCGACGGGAGCACTCCCCGCGGAGTCCGGCCGACCGGCCCGACGTCCTGATGTGAGGTAGTCGTGGCACGTCCGGCCCCCTGTCCCGGCTCTCATGAAGCCGTAGCGTCATCACCGAGCGTGACGTGGCCGATCGGGTTGACCACTGCAACGGACGCCGAGGGCTTGGTCACGTACGCGGACGAAAGTCCTGGCGGGTCCGGCGCGGACGGTTCGGAACAGAGGACAGGGGGCGTTCTGCGCTGTGACGGCACGGCACGATCAATCAACGGTCGGCACCCACCCGCTCACGCCGCGACCGGCCGTCATAGATGCCGGGTTCGATGTGGACGTCGTCCGGACTCCACGACGAAGACCGGGAAGTGGGGTTCGTCGTGGACGGCCGGGACGGCAGCGACCTCGCCCGCGCGCAGGCCTCGGGCGGGGCGATGAACTCCGCGCCCACCGCAGGGCCGAGGCCCCTCGGTCCCGTACGCGCGGTCATCAGGATCTCCGCGCCTCGCGCCGCACCCGTTGCCGACGCATCAGGGCCTGACCGCCCTCCACGTCGAGGAACGCGCACGCTCGGCCCTGCGCGCAGGGCCGCCGTCAAAGCTCTGTGGTTCAGCATCAAGGAGGAGCAGTGGCATGACGCTGCTGGCACGCATCAACCAACCCTCGGATCTGCGGAGTTTGAGCCGCGCGCAGCTGATCCGGCTCGCCGAGGAGATCCGCGACTTCCTGATCCGCCATGTGGCGGTCACAGGAGGCCACTTGGGGCCCAACCTGGGCGCGGTGGAGCTCACCCTGGCACTGCACCGGGTCTTCGACTCACCGCGCGACACACTGCTGTGGGACGTCGGGCATCAGGCGTACGTCCACAAGATCGTCACCGGTCGGGCCGATCGGTTCCCGGGATTGCGCCGACGCGGCGGAATGTCCGGATACCCCAGCCGGGAGGAGTCCGCGCACGACCACATCGAGCACTCCCACGCGTCGGTGGCCCTGTCGTACGCCGACGGCATGGCCAAGGCCAGAGAGCTTGCGGGGGAAACGGACCGTCACATCGTCGCCGTCGTCGGCGACGGGGCACTCACCGGGGGGCTGGCCTGGGAGGCACTCAACAACATCGCGGCGGCACCCGGGCGGCCCGTGGTGATCGTCGTCAACGACAACGGACGCTCGTACGCACCGACCGTGGGCGGACTCGCACAGCACTTGGCGGCCCTGCGTACGCACGCCGGCTACGAGCGACTGCTCGGATGGGGCAGACAGACCCTCGGCGGCGCCGGAACGCCGGGACGGGCTGCCTACCGCACTTTGCACGCCGCCAAGGAAGGGCTCAAGGACGCCCTCGCGCCTCAGCCGCTCTTCTCCGACCTGGGCCTGAAGTACGTGGGCCCCGTCGACGGGCACGACATCCCGGCATTGGAAGCGGCACTGGAACGCGCCAAGGATCACGGCGCACCCGTCATCGTCCACTGCGTCACGCGCAAAGGGCTGGGCTACCCGCCTGCCGAGCAGGACGACGAGGATCATCTGCACGGCGTGGGTGCCATCGACCCGCGGACCGGCCGCCCGCTGCGGCCAGGTGGTCGGAGCTGGTCGGCGGCGTTCGGCGAGGAACTGGTGTCGCTGGCGGCACAGCGCCGGGAGATCGTGGCTATCACCGCGGCCATGCCCGGCTCGGTGGGCCTCAGGGATTTCGCCGCCCGGTATCCGGAGCGGTTCTTCGATGTCGGGATCGCCGAGCAGCACGCCGTCGCCTCTGCCGCCGGACTGGCGATGGCGGGGTCGCATCCGGTGGTCGCCGTCTACGGCACCTTCCTCAACCGCGCTCTTGACCAGGTGCTGATGGACCTGGCGCTGCAGCGGCTCGGTGCGACCCTCGTCCTCGACCGGTCCGGTGTCACCGGCGACGACGGACCCAGCCACAACGGACTGTGGGATCTTGCGATGCTCCAGGCCGTCCCGGGCCTGCGCATCGCGGCTCCCCGCGATGTCCTCACCCTCCGGGAGGAGTTGGGAGAGGCCGTCTCGGTCACCGATGCGCCGACGGTCCTGCGATACCCCAGAGGCGCGGTCCCACCCCCGCTCCCCGCGGTCCGCCGGGTCGGCGGGGTGGACGTGCTGCGCGAGGCCCGGGGCGCCGGCGTCCTGCTGATCGCGGTCGGCACGATGGCGAAGACCGCCCTTGAAGCGGCGGAGCTCTGCGCCGAGCAGGGTGTGCAGGTCACCGTGGTGGACCCGCGGTGGGTCAAGCCGCTTCCGGGCGAGCTGCTGGGGCTGGCCGCCGATCACGGGCTGGTCGCCACGGTCGAGGACGGCCTTCGACACGGTGGCGTCGGGGCCACGGTGTCCCAGGCCCTGCACGAGGCCGACCTCCAGGTCCGCGTACGCGCCTTCGGAGTGACCGACGGGTTCCCCGAGCAGGGGACCCGCGCCGAGGTCCTCGCCGACGCGGGCCTGACCGCGCAGGCCATCGCACAGGCCCTGGTCACCGCGGTGCCGGTCGGCTCCGCACAGCCGGGACGTACGTAGTCATGGCACCCGCACCGCGAGCGCCCAGGAGCACTGGGTAGTCGCACACCACGCTTCGTAGCGGCTCGGGGCGGCCGCGGTGCCCTGTGCGTGTACCGCGCCGTCCGGTGCGTGCCCTCCGCTCACTCAGCCTGAGCCGTTCGATCGGAGCCTTACTAGAATGGAGCTGCCGGAAGGCCGGATGTGCGGTTGGTGACGCACGCTGCTGACGCTCGGAACTGTGGCCCACCGGCATCGACGTTCCTGAGAACGGGCCGAACCCAGGGCAAGGACCCCGCCGCGGGGGCAGGTAGCGCCGATCGCCTCAACGGCCCGGGTCACCCACCCGCGAAAGGGGCGTCATGGCCAAGCAGGTGACCTGTCGCAGAGTCTTCGAGCGGCCGTCTTTCGCGGACGGCAAGCGGGTGCTGGTCGATCGTGTCCTGCCGCCGGACATCAGCAGGGACGACGCGCGTCTCGACGAGTGGCTGAGTGACGTCGCGCCATCCACCGAACTGCAGCGCTGGTACGGCCATGACCCCTTTCGCTTCGCGGAGTTCCGGCGCCGCTATCTCGCCGAACTCGACGATCCTGCACACCGATCGGCAGCGAGCCGCCTGCGTGACCTCACCGACGACGGCAAGCTCACCCTGCTGACCGCCGCCGAGGACGCGGACCACAGCCCTGCCGCCGTCCTCGCGCAATGGCTCACAGGTGCCGACCGCTCCGAGCCCGACCCACCCGCGCCTCCACCTCCGTCCGGATACCGGGCAGTGGTCTCCGCCAAGATCACGAACCTCAATCCGGGAGCGTTCGCGTTCGTCATGGGCACAGGCATCGTGTCCACCGCCCTGAACGCGGACGGTGCCCACACCGCCTCGCTCGCCCTGCTGGTGGTGGGCCTGGCGGGTTGCGCGGTGCTGTTGCCCGCCTATGTATGGCGGCTGCTGCGCCGGCGGGAGCGCTTCGTCGCCGATCTCGTCGGGCCGCGCGCATTCGCCTTCCTCACCATCAGCATCGCTGCCAATGTGATCGCCGCCCGCATGGTGGCGGACGGACACACCTCCGTAGCCGGGGGGTTCCTGGCGTTCGGGGCGGTGGGGTGGCTGCTGCTCGGCTACGGAATACCCCTCGGTCTGATCGCCAGCACACGGCGGGACGCGTCGTTCGACCAGGTCAACGGCACCTGGTTCCTCTGGGCGGTCGGATCCCAGTCGGTGGCGGTCGCGGCGGCGGGTCTGGCCCGGCCGACGTCGAGCCACGAGTTGCAGGTCCTGGCCCTGGTCTGCTGGGGCATCGGGCTGATGCAGTACCTGCTGACCGCCGCGATCGTCCTGGCCAGGCTACTGGCGCGGCCGGTGGCACCGGGAAACCTCATGACATCGTCGTGGATCTGCATGGGCGCGGCGGCGATCAGCGTGCTCGCCGGGACGAGGCTGCTCGCACTCCCGGCGGGAAGCATGCTGCTCTCACGTTCGGTCGTCGCCGGATCGTCCGTCGTCCTGTGGTCGTTCGCCAGCTGGCTGATTCCGCTGCTGCTGGCTCTGGGCGTATGGCGGCACGTCCTGCGAAAGGTTCCGTTCCGTTACGAGCTCGGCTGGTGGAACCTGGTCTTCCCCATCGGCATGTACGCGGTCACCACCCATGAACTGGGGCGCGCGACCGGGACGTCGTGGATGACCGCACTGGGCCGCTGGGAAATCTGGGTCGCCGGCGTGGTCTGGGTGCTGGTGATCGCCGCCATGGGGGCCGCGGCGGTCCGGCCCCACCTCATGACCGGGCGTGCGGCCGGCCCGAACCGGCGCGTCGCGTAGCGGCGCACACACTAACTGGTCGAACCGACGCGTCGCGGAGCCGCGCACAGACCAGTTGCTCGGACTCACGCCCAGCTCAACGGGCCTATCACCGCCGCCCCCTCAGGGGCTCCGCGTAGGCTGACGCTCGTGCCCACCTCTCGTCTGCGCCGCGTCGCCGTCCTTGTGCTCAGTGGTGCGAAACCGCTCGACGTCGGCATCCCCGCGCAGGTGTTCACGACGCGCGCGAGCATGCCGTACGAGGTACGGGTGTGCGGCGCGGCGCCCGGCCTCGTCACCGGCGGCGACGGCCTGTCCTACCACGTCGCCCATGGGCTCGACGCGCTCACGTGGGCCGACATCGTCTTCATCCCCGGCTACCGGTTCCCGGACGAGGATGATCCGCCCCGGGCCGTCGTCGAGGCGCTGGTCGCCGCCAG
This window encodes:
- the dxs gene encoding 1-deoxy-D-xylulose-5-phosphate synthase; this encodes MTLLARINQPSDLRSLSRAQLIRLAEEIRDFLIRHVAVTGGHLGPNLGAVELTLALHRVFDSPRDTLLWDVGHQAYVHKIVTGRADRFPGLRRRGGMSGYPSREESAHDHIEHSHASVALSYADGMAKARELAGETDRHIVAVVGDGALTGGLAWEALNNIAAAPGRPVVIVVNDNGRSYAPTVGGLAQHLAALRTHAGYERLLGWGRQTLGGAGTPGRAAYRTLHAAKEGLKDALAPQPLFSDLGLKYVGPVDGHDIPALEAALERAKDHGAPVIVHCVTRKGLGYPPAEQDDEDHLHGVGAIDPRTGRPLRPGGRSWSAAFGEELVSLAAQRREIVAITAAMPGSVGLRDFAARYPERFFDVGIAEQHAVASAAGLAMAGSHPVVAVYGTFLNRALDQVLMDLALQRLGATLVLDRSGVTGDDGPSHNGLWDLAMLQAVPGLRIAAPRDVLTLREELGEAVSVTDAPTVLRYPRGAVPPPLPAVRRVGGVDVLREARGAGVLLIAVGTMAKTALEAAELCAEQGVQVTVVDPRWVKPLPGELLGLAADHGLVATVEDGLRHGGVGATVSQALHEADLQVRVRAFGVTDGFPEQGTRAEVLADAGLTAQAIAQALVTAVPVGSAQPGRT
- a CDS encoding tellurite resistance/C4-dicarboxylate transporter family protein; translated protein: MVSAKITNLNPGAFAFVMGTGIVSTALNADGAHTASLALLVVGLAGCAVLLPAYVWRLLRRRERFVADLVGPRAFAFLTISIAANVIAARMVADGHTSVAGGFLAFGAVGWLLLGYGIPLGLIASTRRDASFDQVNGTWFLWAVGSQSVAVAAAGLARPTSSHELQVLALVCWGIGLMQYLLTAAIVLARLLARPVAPGNLMTSSWICMGAAAISVLAGTRLLALPAGSMLLSRSVVAGSSVVLWSFASWLIPLLLALGVWRHVLRKVPFRYELGWWNLVFPIGMYAVTTHELGRATGTSWMTALGRWEIWVAGVVWVLVIAAMGAAAVRPHLMTGRAAGPNRRVA